One Brassica napus cultivar Da-Ae chromosome C4, Da-Ae, whole genome shotgun sequence genomic region harbors:
- the LOC106391397 gene encoding transcription factor bHLH155-like: protein MGSTSQEILRSLCSNTEWRYAVFWKLNHRSRMVLTLEDAYYDNHGHNNSPGVQGCGVIPKDMHGAHDSLGLAVAKMAYHVYSLGEGIVGHVALSGGHQWVFPENYGNCHSAAEFHNVWESQISAGVKTILVVAVGPCGVVQLGSLLKVDEDVTLVNHIRHMFLALKDPMADHAASLMQCNMNNSLSLPKIPSECLHVEANPYCSGEVGKAMDVEELTQYKLRRSDSMPYNTPSCLLMEKAAQVVQGSSCGSYSSVTFGFPIDLIDAKHENQVRSGCKDPRVLDPNLHQYMKNYVLNNTSSSALATEAERLISGQSYPGLDSTFYDSSRTGKESSYQNEVFQLSENQGNRYREETERMLEGKCEDALISSGYPFAGSELLEALGSGFKQTSRGGPEDLVKSEHGSTTRPTDDTSHSQLTFDPSPGPENLLDAVVANVCHSDGNARDDILSSRSVHSLLTSMAEPSGQKMHNQLPLAEVYTQQNPSDICGAFSSIGFSSTCPSSSSDQFQTSLEMMPKKIKKRAKPGESSRPRPRDRQLIQDRIKELRELVPNGSKCSIDSLLERTIKHMLFLQNVTKHADKLSKSATTKMQQKETGTQGSSCAVEVGGHLQVCSIIVENLNKQGMVLIEMLCEECSHFLEIANVIRSLDLIILRGVTEAQGEKTWICFVVESQNNKVMQRMDILWSLVQIFQPKANGKH, encoded by the exons ATGGGTTCTACCTCGCAAGAGATACTGAGGAGCCTCTGCTCTAACACGGAGTGGAGATATGCTGTGTTCTGGAAACTTAACCACCGGTCTCGAAT GGTACTTACCTTGGAGGATGCTTACTATGACAATCATGGGCACAATAACTCACCGGGAGTTCAGGGTTGCGGCGTTATACCAAAGGACATGCATGGAGCACATGACTCCCTGGGTTTAGCTGTGGCGAAGATGGCTTATCATGTCTATTCTCTAGGGGAAGG GATTGTAGGACACGTTGCTCTTTCTGGAGGACACCAATGGGTATTTCCCGAAAATTATGGCAACTGCCACTCAGCAGCTGAG TTTCATAATGTTTGGGAGAGTCAAATATCTGCTGGAGTAAag ACCATTCTTGTTGTAGCTGTTGGTCCCTGTGGTGTTGTGCAGCTAGGCTCTTTGCTTAAA GTTGATGAAGATGTGACATTGGTGAATCATATCCGACATATGTTTTTGGCACTGAAGGATCCAATGGCAGATCATGCAGCAAGTTTAATGCAATGTAATATGAACAATTCGTTGTCTCTG ccaaAAATACCTTCTGAATGTTTACATGTTGAGGCTAACCCTTATTGCTCTGGAGAAGTTGGCAAAGCTATGGATGTGGAAGAGTTAACTCAATATAAACTGAGAAGAAGTGATAGCATGCCTTATAATACTCCTTCATGTCTTCTCATGGAGAAGGCAGCCCAAGTTGTGCAAGGATCTTCTTGTGGGAGCTATAGCAGTGTTACGTTTGGCTTCCCAATTGATTTAATTGATGCCAAACATGAGAATCAAGTACGTAGTGGATGTAAAGATCCAAGAGTATTAGATCCTAATCTACATCAGTATATGAAGAATTATGTGCTCAACAATACAAGCTCATCTGCTTTAGCAACTGAGGCTGAAAGATTGATATCAGGCCAATCATACCCAGGCCTAGACTCAACTTTTTATGATTCATCAAGAACAGGCAAAGAAAGTTCTTACCAAAACGAAGTGTTCCAACTATCTGAGAACCAAGGAAACAGATACAGAGAGGAGACTGAGCGTATGCTGGAGGGGAAATGCGAAGATGCTTTGATCTCATCTGGGTATCCATTTGCTGGCAGCGAGCTGCTAGAGGCATTAGGCTCTGGTTTCAAGCAAACGAGCAGGGGTGGTCCTGAGGACCTAGTGAAGTCTGAACATGGTTCAACAACAAGACCAACAGATGATACGAGTCATAGCCAGCTTACATTTGACCCTAGCCCTGGCCCTGAGAATCTTCTAGATGCTGTGGTTGCTAACGTGTGCCATAGCGATGGGAATGCCAGGGATGATATCTTGTCAAGCAGATCGGTACACTCATTGCTTACCAGCATGGCAGAGCCTTCAGGTCAAAAGATGCATAATCAGCTGCCACTAGCAGAGGTGTATACCCAACAGAATCCGTCAGATATCTGTGGAGCATTTTCTTCGATTGGGTTCTCATCCACGTGTCCCAGCTCATCTAGTGATCAGTTTCAGACATCACTGGAGATGATGCCCAAGAAGATCAAAAAGAGGGCCAAGCCTGGAGAAAGCTCTCGGCCTCGACCAAGAGACAGGCAACTCATTCAGGATCGGATCAAGGAACTTAGAGAACTTGTGCCTAATGGATCTAAG TGCAGTATTGATTCTTTGCTAGAACGCACGATCAAGCACATGCTCTTTTTGCAGAATGTTACTAAGCATGCTGACAAGCTCAGTAAAAGTGCTACTACAAAG ATGCAACAAAAGGAAACTGGCACGCAAGGCTCAAGCTGCGCAGTGGAGGTTGGAGGTCATCTTCAAGTGTGCTCGATTATCGTTGAGAATCTGAACAAGCAGGGGATGGTGCTCATCGAG ATGTTATGTGAAGAATGTAGCCATTTTCTCGAGATAGCAAATGTGATTAGGAGCTTGGACCTCATCATACTAAGAGGCGTCACAGAGGCTCAGGGCGAGAAAACATGGATATGCTTTGTAGTTGAG AGCCAAAACAACAAGGTAATGCAGAGGATGGACATTTTGTGGTCTCTGGTGCAAATCTTTCAGCCAAAGGCCAATGGCAAGCACTAG
- the LOC106394622 gene encoding protein phosphatase 1 regulatory subunit INH3 — translation MSTATRPSSSTATTTSVILENPVSQSQPTERLVLRLNRIKKKVSWKDGTVDNEFMQKKSSKKCCIFHKQKPFDEDDSEEDEDDHHHHHHEHCESGEASSSNDSKAVD, via the coding sequence ATGAGCACAGCGACCAGGCCTTCCTCTTCGACAGCGACAACAACCTCTGTCATCTTAGAAAACCCTGTTTCTCAGTCCCAACCTACAGAGAGATTAGTGCTTCGGCTGAACAGGATAAAGAAGAAAGTCTCGTGGAAAGACGGGACTGTTGATAACGAGTTCATGCAGAAGAAGAGTTCCAAGAAGTGTTGTATCTTTCACAAACAGAAGCCCTTTGATGAGGATGACagcgaagaagacgaagatgatcatcaccatcatcaccaTGAACACTGCGAATCTGGTGAGGCCTCTTCGTCTAACGATTCTAAAGCAGTTGACTAA
- the LOC106394030 gene encoding B3 domain-containing protein At2g24670-like, with protein sequence MATNDDDANKLSEGCFDLFAALLLACGDDETRAKQGQEVQERNMIMIETITSAATNTFLLGKRKIEDDDQENTASSSSSSSSSRSLVESKRRRVESSEEPIRAEPIREIKPPVKKRKRPVKRKAPVRKEPVRREPPVVTPGWVIDLMKTSKGREGDAKMIFEKAMTKTDLTSNQGRLLMPFNQMADMHFLTEAEWKILEEHHKHKGDVKNGVNVDEKMKGVDVILLRRNGNNKGWELNLRIWEMSSSFNYALCTGWNQVVRDNDLHTNQTITLWSFHSRDGTLYFAFDLPTQDEQGMALALVPVTSSSMDMVEISEENPFACEEANRRLYQFIRSSRTPRVCVQIITNDSSGNLNLLEGGLDLNRTPPEECTEMDSDLEAV encoded by the coding sequence ATGGCGACCAATGATGATGATGCTAACAAACTCAGCGAGGGATGCTTTGATCTTTTTGCGGCGTTGCTTCTCGCTTGCGGTGACGATGAAACAAGAGCGAAACAAGGACAAGAAGTGCAAGAGAGAAACATGATCATGATCGAGACTATTACTAGTGCTGCCACCAACACTTTCTTGCTAGGCAAGCGAAAGATTGAAGATGATGATCAAGAAAAcactgcttcttcttcttcttcttcttcttcttcgaggagTTTGGTAGAGTCCAAGAGGCGTCGTGTGGAGTCTAGCGAGGAACCCATCAGAGCAGAACCTATTAGAGAAATCAAACCTCCGgttaagaaaagaaagagaccGGTTAAAAGAAAGGCGCCGGTTAGAAAGGAACCGGTTAGAAGAGAACCACCGGTGGTGACTCCGGGATGGGTGATTGACCTAATGAAGACAAGCAAAGGTCGTGAGGGGGATGCGAAGATGATATTTGAGAAGGCGATGACGAAGACAGATCTGACATCAAACCAAGGACGTCTCTTGATGCCATTTAACCAAATGGCTGATATGCACTTCTTGACCGAGGCAGAGTGGAAGATCCTAGAGGAGCATCACAAACACAAGGGAGATGTTAAAAATGGAGTTAAtgttgatgagaaaatgaaAGGAGTTGATGTCATCTTGTTACGTCGTAATGGTAATAACAAGGGATGGGAGCTTAACCTGAGGATATGGGAGATGAGTTCTAGTTTCAACTACGCCTTGTGTACTGGTTGGAACCAGGTCGTCCGCGATAACGACCTCCACACGAACCAGACTATTACCCTCTGGTCCTTCCATTCCCGTGATGGCACTCTCTACTTTGCTTTCGATCTTCCCACTCAAGATGAACAAGGTATGGCTCTAGCTCTGGTTCCAGTTACATCTTCATCCATGGATATGGTTGAAATCTCTGAGGAGAATCCGTTTGCGTGTGAAGAGGCAAACAGGAGACTTTATCAATTTATAAGGAGTAGCAGAACTCCTCGCGTTTGTGTTCAAATCATAACAAATGATTCTTCTGGCAACCTCAACCTACTCGAGGGTGGTTTGGATCTAAACAGAACACCACCTGAAGAGTGCACTGAGATGGATTCTGATCTCGAGGCTGTATAA